Genomic DNA from Choristoneura fumiferana chromosome 16, NRCan_CFum_1, whole genome shotgun sequence:
catctaAAGGAGGACATATCCCTCAGTAaatacagattaaatgtaaaATGAGTGCAATGGCTAAAGTTGTATTTTTAGTTTGATGTTATCTGGCATTGAAAAGGTTTAAAAAACAATCTGATTGGGGTATTCTAACAACAAATTAACTAACAGAAACCCTTTTGATCTTCCAGGTGTCAAACTCAGGGATTCACATGGAGTGGCACAGGTGCGATTTGTCACCGGCAAGAAGATCCTCCGCATCATGAAAGCCATGGGTCTGGCTCCCGATCTACCCGAGGACCTGTACTACCTGATCAAGAAAGCTGTTGCCATGAGGAAGCACTTGGAGCGCAACAGGAAAGACAAGGACAGCAAATTCAGACTGATTCTGGTTGAGTCCAGGATTCACAGGCTAGCCCGTTACTATAAGACCAAGAGCGTGCTCCCACCCAACTGGAAGTACGAGTCTAGCACCGCGTCAGCCCTGGTGGCTTAAGtttaaataaactttgtaaAACACATATTGTgattttatttacgtttgttcTGGAAATTCGCaaatcaatacggtatttgactcctgattttgccatatcttaagaTTATTATGAATATAGATATAAGAgcaaagaaaatttaaatcggttgaaaattggatttatagtgattttttgaaaaatctatatacctgtctctttctcaaacgcttttctctatgcagcaagtatggcggtactggcgtgtgacgtcacatgcagtatgtctttctctgcctaatcttgaatttcaaacctttataactttgttatttgtaaaggtagcttaaaaattgtttttctattcgataacaggcattatgaagttttaatttatgaaacatacaaaatagtcaataCCGTATTCTTAACTGATCTAaccttttttaacaaacttagacttaagacctagacgtgggtgcctgctttgttattttggatattaaaaaattcttagagttctttattcaatgaacaatttgtactttataaagtacattccgatgttatttttagtgttaattggtcaagtcaagtcaaaatatctttattcaatttacgcTATAactagcacttatgaatgtcgaaaaaaatctacaaccggttcggaaaaacctctgttgagaagaatctggcaagaaactcaacaaggcagtggcggatttatgttttttatgagtgtatgccactttatatccgccgccctatgtaactttcaaaaataatatttttttgaaatctgccgcccctaggccgcggcctatacggcctatttataaatccaggactgcaacaaggtatattttttcctttataAAGTATGTGAG
This window encodes:
- the LOC141436430 gene encoding small ribosomal subunit protein uS15, yielding MGRMHAPGKGISQSALPYRRSVPTWLKLTADDVKEQIFKLGKKGLTPSQIGVKLRDSHGVAQVRFVTGKKILRIMKAMGLAPDLPEDLYYLIKKAVAMRKHLERNRKDKDSKFRLILVESRIHRLARYYKTKSVLPPNWKYESSTASALVA